A part of Bacteroidia bacterium genomic DNA contains:
- the aceK gene encoding bifunctional isocitrate dehydrogenase kinase/phosphatase produces MESYKLVAEHILLSFDSFHRLFFFETGLAGDRFTFRRWHEIKEANNRRLDLYKEHVSRCVTTINDRFPDYVASKEFWVEAKNEFSHAIAERHDGPIVESFFNSVLRKIYITEGITEEIEFIPFASESLTKDPFNPIFRIYYPKGKNKTELLTEIIADFGFRFKFADLESDICYLAEKLEMDLMATYSTTEITRIDIVKPHFYRGKGLYIMGRVFLGNTIVPLCIPLVHPEGGAILDAIITNVDEVSMIFSFTRSYFFVRAENPLECVHFLHSIMPNKPVSELFSSIGYNRHAKTVQVKEFQFYLDHSNDRFMFAPGIKGMVMSVFTLPGYNYVFKLIKDRFAPPKNISREHVVRQYRLVFMHDRVGRMADPQEFEYMHFELNRFEPDLLEELLTLCSETCYVEGDQLIIKQLFTERKIRPLNMFVEENDFETSAKAIVDYGNAVKELAAANVFPGDLLMKNFGVTRHGRVVFYDYDELCLLEECNFRPKPVSRDDYDEMSSDVWYTVNENDIFPEELRAFMVPQGKLKDVFLSKHEDLFYVKFWKEMQRKNQLGEVVDFYPYKRERN; encoded by the coding sequence ATGGAAAGTTACAAACTCGTTGCTGAACATATTCTTTTAAGTTTTGATAGTTTTCACAGGCTATTCTTTTTTGAAACAGGATTGGCCGGTGATCGATTTACCTTTAGGAGGTGGCATGAAATTAAAGAAGCCAATAACCGCCGATTGGATCTTTACAAAGAACATGTTTCGAGGTGCGTAACCACAATTAATGATCGTTTTCCTGATTATGTTGCATCCAAGGAGTTTTGGGTAGAGGCCAAGAATGAATTTTCACATGCCATTGCTGAACGTCATGATGGTCCTATTGTTGAATCTTTTTTCAATTCGGTTTTACGAAAAATATATATTACAGAAGGGATTACAGAGGAAATTGAGTTTATACCTTTTGCCTCGGAAAGTTTGACTAAGGATCCTTTCAATCCAATTTTCAGGATTTATTATCCAAAAGGGAAAAATAAAACCGAATTATTGACCGAAATTATAGCTGATTTCGGTTTTAGGTTCAAGTTTGCTGATTTAGAAAGTGATATATGCTACTTGGCTGAAAAGTTGGAAATGGATTTGATGGCAACCTATTCAACTACTGAAATTACCCGTATTGATATTGTAAAGCCACACTTTTACCGAGGTAAAGGTTTATATATCATGGGAAGGGTTTTTTTAGGCAATACCATCGTTCCATTGTGTATCCCATTGGTGCATCCTGAAGGCGGAGCCATTTTGGACGCCATCATAACCAATGTAGACGAGGTAAGTATGATTTTTAGTTTTACCCGGTCTTACTTTTTTGTTAGAGCTGAAAATCCCTTGGAATGTGTGCATTTCTTACATAGCATAATGCCAAACAAACCGGTTAGTGAGCTTTTTAGTTCGATAGGTTATAACAGACATGCTAAAACGGTGCAGGTAAAGGAATTTCAATTTTACCTGGATCATTCTAACGACAGATTCATGTTTGCCCCCGGAATAAAAGGGATGGTGATGAGTGTGTTTACCTTGCCGGGATATAACTATGTTTTTAAACTTATTAAAGATCGATTTGCTCCGCCCAAAAACATATCTCGTGAACATGTTGTTAGGCAATACCGATTGGTTTTTATGCATGATAGGGTTGGACGAATGGCCGATCCTCAGGAGTTTGAGTACATGCACTTTGAACTGAATCGGTTTGAACCTGACTTGTTGGAAGAATTATTGACCCTTTGTTCCGAAACTTGCTATGTGGAAGGAGATCAATTGATTATAAAGCAATTGTTTACCGAGCGAAAAATTCGACCGCTCAATATGTTTGTGGAAGAAAATGATTTTGAAACTTCTGCCAAAGCTATAGTTGATTATGGAAATGCAGTTAAAGAACTTGCTGCTGCCAATGTGTTTCCCGGAGATTTATTGATGAAAAATTTCGGAGTTACCCGGCATGGACGAGTGGTGTTTTATGATTATGATGAACTGTGTTTGCTGGAAGAATGTAATTTTAGACCTAAACCTGTTTCAAGAGACGATTATGATGAAATGTCGTCCGATGTTTGGTATACCGTTAATGAAAACGATATTTTCCCTGAAGAACTTCGAGCTTTTATGGTTCCACAAGGCAAATTAAAAGATGTGTTTCTATCTAAACACGAGGATTTGTTTTATGTGAAGTTTTGGAAGGAAATGCAGCGTAAGAACCAACTGGGCGAAGTGGTAGATTTTTATCCTTATAAAAGGGAAAGGAATTAA
- a CDS encoding ABC transporter ATP-binding protein has translation MSHYAIEISSLEKIYPESEIPAVYGLTLQIKPGEIFGLLGPNGAGKTTTFSILCGLLDFNHGLVKVGGYDVRKNMKEVKKIIGVVPQDLALFPTLTAYENLEFFGNFYGLSGKKLDKTIRENLEKFGLSSAGSKQVNSFSGGMKRRLNLIAGILHHPAILFLDEPTAAVDVQSRSSIMHELREMNRRGTTIVYTSHLMDEAQQFCSKVGIIDHGKLVEQGHPDELLNRYPACGSLEEVFLKITGKRLRD, from the coding sequence ATGTCACACTACGCCATCGAAATATCCTCGCTCGAAAAAATTTATCCGGAGTCGGAAATACCTGCAGTGTATGGCCTAACGCTTCAAATTAAGCCCGGTGAGATATTTGGGCTTTTGGGTCCGAATGGTGCAGGAAAAACCACCACTTTTTCCATCCTTTGCGGGTTGTTGGATTTTAATCATGGACTCGTGAAAGTGGGAGGTTACGATGTAAGGAAGAACATGAAAGAAGTAAAAAAGATTATTGGTGTAGTACCACAAGATTTGGCTTTATTTCCGACTTTAACTGCCTATGAAAACCTTGAGTTTTTTGGTAATTTTTATGGTTTGAGCGGGAAAAAACTTGACAAAACAATTCGAGAAAATCTTGAAAAATTTGGATTAAGCTCTGCGGGGTCCAAACAAGTCAACAGTTTTTCAGGAGGGATGAAACGCAGGCTTAATTTAATTGCAGGAATTCTTCATCATCCGGCTATTTTATTTTTGGATGAACCAACGGCAGCGGTTGATGTACAATCAAGAAGTTCGATTATGCATGAATTAAGGGAAATGAACAGGAGGGGAACCACCATAGTTTATACAAGCCATTTAATGGATGAGGCTCAGCAATTTTGCAGTAAGGTGGGTATTATTGATCATGGCAAACTGGTTGAACAAGGTCATCCGGATGAGTTACTCAACCGATATCCTGCTTGTGGAAGTTTAGAGGAAGTATTTTTAAAAATAACAGGAAAAAGACTTAGAGATTAG
- the asnS gene encoding asparagine--tRNA ligase: MALKHSSVKKLLKETEAGQEVTAKGWVRTRRGNKNVAFIHLNDGSTINNIQVVVDLATISEESIKLVTTGACIGVVGQLVASQGQGQSVEIQAKSIEIIGEADAETYPLQKKGHSLEFLREIAHLRPRTNTFGAVFRVRHALAFAIHKFFNDKGFFYWHSPIITGSDAEGAGQMFRVSVLDDKNPPLNEDGTVNYEEDFFGKKASLTVSGQLEGELGAMGLGHIYTFGPTFRAENSNTARHLAEFWMIEPEMAFYELEDNMDLAEEMLQYLVNYALQNCADDLKFLNDMYDKELLSRLEFVVNNQFKRLTYTEAVEILKASDKKFEYKVDWGTDLQSEHERYLVEQHFKKPVILTNYPKEIKAFYMKQDADGKTVRAMDVLFPGIGEIIGGSQREENYDKLKARIDELGMDEKELWWYLEIRKFGTCPHAGFGLGFERLVTFVTGMGNIRDVIPFPRAPKTAEF, from the coding sequence ATGGCACTGAAACATAGCAGCGTTAAAAAATTATTGAAAGAAACCGAAGCCGGACAAGAAGTTACTGCAAAAGGCTGGGTGCGAACCCGACGTGGAAATAAAAATGTAGCATTTATTCATTTGAACGATGGCTCCACCATAAATAATATTCAGGTTGTTGTTGATTTGGCTACCATTTCGGAGGAAAGCATCAAATTGGTAACAACGGGTGCCTGCATAGGTGTGGTCGGACAATTGGTTGCCTCCCAGGGACAAGGTCAAAGTGTTGAAATACAAGCTAAATCAATTGAAATTATTGGTGAAGCCGATGCCGAAACCTATCCGTTGCAAAAGAAAGGACATAGTTTGGAGTTTTTACGCGAAATTGCCCATTTGCGTCCACGCACTAACACCTTTGGGGCGGTATTCCGTGTGCGCCATGCGTTGGCTTTCGCTATTCATAAGTTTTTCAACGATAAAGGCTTTTTCTACTGGCATTCACCTATAATTACAGGAAGTGATGCCGAAGGGGCCGGACAAATGTTCCGTGTGTCGGTGTTGGATGATAAAAATCCTCCGTTGAATGAAGATGGAACTGTAAATTATGAGGAAGATTTTTTTGGGAAAAAGGCAAGTTTAACTGTTTCAGGGCAGTTGGAAGGGGAACTTGGAGCCATGGGCTTGGGACATATATACACCTTTGGGCCTACTTTCAGGGCCGAAAATTCAAATACGGCACGCCACCTGGCTGAATTTTGGATGATTGAACCTGAAATGGCATTTTATGAACTGGAAGATAACATGGATTTAGCAGAGGAAATGCTGCAATACCTGGTAAACTATGCCTTACAAAATTGTGCCGATGATTTGAAGTTCCTGAACGATATGTATGACAAGGAATTGCTTTCTCGTTTGGAATTTGTAGTGAATAACCAATTTAAACGTTTGACCTACACCGAGGCTGTAGAGATTTTGAAAGCAAGTGATAAGAAATTTGAGTATAAGGTGGATTGGGGCACAGATTTACAAAGTGAACACGAACGGTATTTGGTAGAACAACATTTTAAAAAGCCGGTTATTTTAACTAACTATCCCAAAGAAATAAAGGCTTTTTACATGAAACAAGATGCGGATGGTAAAACCGTTCGTGCTATGGATGTGTTATTTCCGGGAATTGGTGAAATTATAGGAGGTTCTCAAAGGGAAGAAAATTATGATAAACTTAAAGCTCGCATTGACGAACTTGGAATGGATGAAAAAGAATTGTGGTGGTATTTGGAAATTCGCAAATTCGGAACTTGTCCACATGCCGGGTTCGGTTTAGGTTTTGAGCGTTTGGTTACTTTCGTTACTGGAATGGGTAACATTCGTGACGTAATTCCGTTCCCAAGGGCTCCAAAAACCGCTGAATTTTAA
- a CDS encoding thioredoxin domain-containing protein, producing the protein MANRLALESSPYLLQHAQNPVDWFPWGEEAFSKAKEEDKLVLVSIGYSSCHWCHVMEHESFESQEVAEVMNRHFVCIKIDREERPDIDAVYMEAVQLISGRGGWPLNCFTLPNGKPIYGGTYFPKQNWIGVLEQLNRIWKEDRNKTLEYAEELTKGVAQKAIVPPVGQSIDYAGVLKDTLAKWETRFDNVEGGPNRAPKFPLPGDYVFLMRQAFLTRNDAIQSHVDLTLKKMAYGGIYDQVGGGFARYSVDALWKVPHFEKMLYDNGQLLGLYAEAYIQTRNPLYKQIVEETIEWVKREMTHPEGGVFSALDADSEGEEGKFYVWQEEELRNVLGGGFDLFKAYFNINEFGYWEDGNYIPLRMKDDAALAVAFGISVKELNNRIFEMKGRLLEERKQRVRPGLDDKVLLSWNALWVKGLCMAYKATLNPEYKQLAKGVLEFLLHKFQREDGGLFHTYKNGKAGIDGFLDDYAFMISALIAYYSISFEEAKVLKAMELMEYTLVHFDNPGSPLLYFTSAKGEALIVRRTEYMDNVLPCANSELAVNLFQLARLTGRLEWEERSATMLNSVVPAISDYGSAFSNWCQLMQWMTYGYKEIVIAGPNAEENWGQLVRHYLPSVLVVVAGAASGLELMEGRTGLESNLIFVCENRACMLPVGSVGEVLEMLR; encoded by the coding sequence ATGGCCAACAGACTTGCCTTAGAAAGTAGTCCTTACCTGCTTCAACATGCCCAAAACCCGGTAGATTGGTTTCCTTGGGGGGAAGAAGCTTTTAGTAAGGCCAAAGAAGAAGATAAACTGGTGTTGGTGAGTATTGGCTATTCCTCTTGTCATTGGTGCCATGTGATGGAGCATGAATCCTTTGAGAGTCAGGAGGTTGCGGAGGTGATGAACAGGCATTTTGTTTGTATAAAGATTGATAGAGAAGAAAGGCCAGACATAGATGCTGTGTATATGGAGGCCGTTCAATTGATTTCCGGAAGAGGTGGCTGGCCTTTGAATTGTTTTACCTTGCCCAATGGGAAGCCAATTTATGGGGGAACTTATTTTCCTAAGCAAAATTGGATTGGGGTATTGGAACAACTGAACCGGATATGGAAGGAAGACAGGAATAAAACCCTGGAATATGCCGAAGAGCTTACCAAAGGAGTGGCCCAAAAGGCTATTGTGCCTCCCGTTGGACAATCAATAGATTATGCCGGAGTTTTGAAAGATACCCTTGCAAAATGGGAAACGAGGTTTGATAATGTGGAAGGAGGGCCAAACAGGGCGCCTAAATTTCCGTTACCAGGTGATTATGTTTTTCTGATGCGTCAGGCATTTTTGACTAGGAATGATGCAATTCAATCCCATGTTGATCTTACTTTGAAAAAGATGGCCTATGGAGGCATTTATGATCAGGTTGGAGGAGGTTTTGCCCGGTATAGTGTAGATGCTTTATGGAAAGTTCCCCATTTTGAGAAAATGCTTTACGACAATGGGCAATTGCTTGGTTTGTATGCTGAGGCTTATATCCAAACACGAAACCCTTTATATAAGCAAATTGTAGAGGAAACAATAGAATGGGTGAAGAGAGAAATGACACATCCGGAGGGAGGAGTATTCTCTGCTTTGGATGCCGATAGTGAAGGGGAGGAAGGGAAATTTTATGTGTGGCAGGAAGAAGAATTGCGAAATGTATTGGGTGGAGGTTTTGATTTGTTCAAGGCCTATTTCAATATTAATGAATTCGGATATTGGGAAGATGGGAATTATATTCCTTTACGAATGAAGGATGATGCTGCTTTGGCCGTGGCCTTTGGGATTTCGGTTAAGGAACTGAATAATAGGATATTTGAAATGAAGGGCAGGCTTTTGGAGGAAAGAAAGCAGCGGGTAAGACCAGGTTTGGATGACAAGGTATTGCTTTCGTGGAATGCTTTGTGGGTTAAGGGTTTATGTATGGCCTATAAAGCCACATTGAATCCTGAATACAAGCAATTGGCAAAAGGTGTTTTGGAATTTCTGTTGCATAAATTCCAGCGGGAGGATGGGGGTTTATTTCATACCTATAAAAATGGCAAGGCGGGTATCGACGGGTTTTTAGATGATTATGCATTTATGATTTCGGCTTTGATTGCTTATTATTCAATAAGTTTTGAAGAAGCAAAGGTTTTGAAAGCCATGGAATTGATGGAATATACTTTGGTACATTTTGATAATCCGGGAAGTCCATTGCTTTATTTTACTTCGGCTAAAGGTGAAGCATTGATCGTTAGAAGGACCGAGTATATGGATAATGTTTTGCCATGTGCCAATTCGGAGTTGGCGGTCAACTTATTTCAGTTGGCACGCTTAACGGGCAGATTGGAGTGGGAGGAAAGATCGGCTACCATGTTAAACAGTGTAGTGCCTGCTATTTCGGATTATGGGAGTGCATTTTCAAATTGGTGCCAGTTGATGCAATGGATGACTTATGGTTACAAAGAGATTGTCATAGCCGGGCCGAATGCGGAGGAAAATTGGGGGCAATTGGTAAGGCATTATTTGCCGTCGGTTTTAGTAGTGGTTGCCGGAGCAGCATCCGGTTTGGAACTAATGGAAGGAAGGACAGGTTTGGAAAGTAACTTGATTTTTGTATGCGAAAATAGGGCATGTATGTTGCCTGTGGGGAGTGTAGGAGAGGTGTTGGAAATGCTCAGGTGA
- a CDS encoding ABC transporter permease: MLRLSAYIKKEFLILLRDKGGMAVLFFMPVALIIIMSLIQDAPFREYQEIKIPILVLDQDKDSLSKDIIKGLTESNIFKIDTLLEEKSLTEQEVLKAVNTGKYQLGICIPKGCTKVLRERVNGKVQETLQAFGLLEKSESVNTAKPTIEFKVFIDPAAKKSFRTSVLSSMEKFVSDIQLKEFIKAFGSSLSAVAPQKEKLDFDTNSGIQFQQIVASSNKNLPDFTTNSVQHNVPAWTLFAMFFIVIPMAGNMIKERDLGSEIRLLVLPGSLYIPLFGRIITYSIICQIQLWVMLGVGIWILPLFGLPKLVIGNKFLLIGLAGFLSAFSATAFGVMVGSIFKTLQQAMVFGSVSIVILSALGGIWIPTYVMPETIQYISSISPLNWGLESFNNIFLRGINKTSGLPWLQTGCFVIACFGIIRVFKRTNP; the protein is encoded by the coding sequence GTGTTACGGCTATCAGCATATATCAAGAAGGAGTTTCTAATTTTATTAAGGGACAAAGGTGGCATGGCCGTATTATTCTTCATGCCGGTTGCCCTTATTATTATTATGTCGCTAATTCAAGATGCTCCATTTCGGGAATATCAAGAAATAAAAATTCCAATATTAGTATTGGACCAGGACAAGGATAGTTTAAGCAAGGATATCATTAAAGGATTAACAGAATCCAACATTTTCAAAATTGACACCTTGTTAGAGGAAAAGAGTTTGACGGAGCAGGAGGTTTTGAAAGCAGTTAATACAGGCAAATATCAATTAGGAATTTGTATACCCAAAGGATGCACCAAGGTTTTGAGAGAAAGAGTAAATGGTAAAGTACAAGAAACATTGCAGGCATTTGGTTTGTTGGAGAAATCGGAAAGTGTCAACACTGCCAAACCAACCATTGAATTCAAAGTATTCATCGATCCGGCAGCAAAAAAATCGTTTCGCACTTCGGTATTAAGCAGTATGGAAAAATTTGTTTCGGACATTCAACTTAAAGAATTTATTAAGGCATTTGGCTCTTCGTTAAGTGCGGTAGCCCCACAAAAAGAAAAACTGGATTTTGACACCAATTCAGGCATTCAATTTCAACAGATTGTTGCATCAAGCAATAAAAACCTACCTGATTTTACCACCAATTCGGTGCAACATAATGTTCCTGCCTGGACCTTATTTGCCATGTTTTTTATAGTAATTCCAATGGCAGGAAATATGATTAAGGAAAGGGATTTAGGGAGTGAGATACGATTGTTGGTATTGCCTGGATCCTTATACATTCCACTGTTTGGACGCATCATTACCTATTCCATCATTTGTCAAATTCAGTTATGGGTAATGCTAGGAGTAGGTATATGGATTTTACCTTTATTTGGATTACCTAAATTAGTAATTGGAAATAAGTTCTTATTGATTGGCCTTGCAGGTTTTTTAAGTGCATTTTCGGCAACAGCTTTTGGGGTAATGGTAGGAAGTATTTTTAAAACCCTTCAACAAGCCATGGTTTTTGGCTCAGTAAGTATTGTGATATTATCTGCCTTAGGTGGAATTTGGATTCCGACCTATGTAATGCCTGAAACCATTCAGTATATTAGTTCGATTTCGCCATTGAATTGGGGGCTTGAATCATTCAATAATATATTCTTACGTGGAATAAACAAAACATCCGGTTTGCCGTGGTTGCAAACCGGATGTTTTGTCATTGCATGTTTTGGAATAATTCGAGTATTTAAACGAACTAATCCTTAA
- a CDS encoding superoxide dismutase, with protein sequence MAFELPKLPYAYDALEPHVDARTMEIHHTKHHQAYTTNLNTAIQGTEWESKSIEEIMANVSKLSPAVRNNGGGYYNHNLFWTVMSPNGGKPSAELAAAIESDLGGMDKFKEDFTKAATTRFGSGWAWLVVSNGKLVVTSTANQDNTLMDISEVKGTPILGLDVWEHAYYLHYQNRRPDYIGAFFNIINWEEVSRRFAAAN encoded by the coding sequence ATGGCTTTCGAATTACCAAAATTACCTTATGCATACGATGCGTTGGAACCACATGTAGATGCCCGCACCATGGAAATCCATCACACCAAACACCATCAAGCTTACACTACCAATCTAAATACCGCGATTCAAGGAACGGAATGGGAAAGCAAGAGCATTGAAGAAATAATGGCCAATGTTTCCAAGCTTTCGCCGGCAGTAAGAAACAATGGAGGCGGTTATTACAACCACAATTTATTTTGGACGGTGATGTCTCCAAACGGAGGAAAACCATCGGCTGAATTGGCTGCGGCAATTGAAAGCGACTTAGGAGGAATGGATAAATTTAAGGAAGACTTTACCAAAGCTGCAACTACTCGTTTTGGGTCAGGCTGGGCTTGGTTGGTTGTTTCGAACGGCAAATTAGTGGTTACTTCTACTGCTAATCAAGACAATACCTTAATGGACATTTCCGAAGTGAAAGGCACCCCTATTTTAGGTTTAGACGTTTGGGAACATGCTTATTACTTGCATTACCAAAACCGTCGTCCGGATTACATTGGAGCGTTTTTCAATATTATCAACTGGGAAGAAGTTTCCAGAAGATTTGCTGCTGCCAATTAA